From Parasteatoda tepidariorum isolate YZ-2023 chromosome 1, CAS_Ptep_4.0, whole genome shotgun sequence, one genomic window encodes:
- the LOC122271493 gene encoding oxysterol-binding protein-related protein 2-like produces MVQELPKTDSRLRPDIRKLEEGDAEGAAIEKSRVEEKQREARKQRKKKKETYNPKYFQKGKKPYLKDEVWLFNNRYWSRNFDDCPDIF; encoded by the exons ATGGTTCAGGAACTTCCCAAGACAGACTCGAGGCTAAGACCTGATATACGAAAGTTAGAGGAAGGAGACGCAG AGGGAGCTGCAATAGAGAAATCAAGAGTAGAAGAAAAACAGAGAGAAGCTCGAaaacaaagaaagaagaaaaaggaaaccTATAATCCTAA GTATTTTCAGAAAGGGAAAAAACCTTACTTAAAGGATGAAGTATGGCTTTTCAACAACCGATATTGGTCCAGGAATTTCGATGATTGTCCAGATATATTCTAG
- the LOC107454872 gene encoding oxysterol-binding protein-related protein 2-like, whose protein sequence is MMEIQCHTTGLTAQLNFKPAGWFGRDLNQIEGFITDSQKKKLCFLYGKWTKYLKMTSLEEHEEYLKTHSDKHKHNTDGGNAEDSNHDTPSKKISSKLNILTRSFTGGGSRSPEPPVSPHVRVLTCKELEMCVMQGVKLPMV, encoded by the exons ATGATGGAAATTCAATGTCATACAACTGGTTTAACTGCTCAGCTGAATTTCAAGCCGGCAGGATGGTTTGGACGGGATTTAAACCAAATCGAAGGTTTCATAACAGATTCCCA aaaaaagaaattgtgcTTTCTTTATGGAAAATGgacaaaatatctgaaaatgacATCTCTTGAGGAACACGAGGAATACTTAAAGACACATTCAGATAAACACAAACATAACACAG ATGGAGGTAATGCAGAAGATTCAAACCACGATACTCCATCCAAGAAAATATCCTCAAAACTGAACATCCTAACAAGATCGTTTACAGGGGGTGGTTCTAGATCACCGGAGCCTCCAGTTTCTCCTCATGTAAGAGTCTTAACTTGTAAAGAACTCGAAATGTGTGTTATGCAAGGAGTTAAACTACCAATGGTCTAA